One window of the Trifolium pratense cultivar HEN17-A07 linkage group LG2, ARS_RC_1.1, whole genome shotgun sequence genome contains the following:
- the LOC123910017 gene encoding uncharacterized protein LOC123910017 → MSSYSDKKIYDVFLSFRGEDTRSSLTSHLYDALRRAGITVFRDDDSLQRGESIYTILRSIEESRIAIIILSKNYAYSRWCLEELDKIMECNRTNGQIVLPVFFDVDPSEVRHQTGEFGKAFQNLFSKINENSEFLLQFNSEVLFSYPREDIKQSEEKLVKWREALRQAASLAGFVILNSRNESEAIKDIVENVEKLLDKTILFIATNPVGVESRVNDIIQLLDRDIQKSHDVLLLGMWGMGGVGKTTIAKAIYNKFGCKFEGRSFLANIREVWEENAGQAKLQEQLLSDICKEMTTKVPSVEYGKMTLKDRLCHKRVLIILDDVNTLEQLNALCGSHKWFGSGSRIIITTRDMNLLRGSRVDQLYPMKGMDESESIELFSWHAFKQASPTKDFAEISRNVVEYSGGLPLALEVLGSYLFDREVTEWKSVIDKLKRIPNDQVHKKLKISYDSLSDDTVKEIFLDIACFFIGMDRNDVMLILNGCGLFAEIGLSILVERCLVIVDYNNILRMHHLLRDMGREIVREKSPEELEERCRLWFPEDVLHILSEQTGTKAIKGLTLKLPRANAKCFSSEAFKKMTKLRLLQLDGDFKYLSRNLRWLSWNGFPLRYIPANFYREKLVSIELVNSNVKLVWKKAQMMENLKILNLSHSHCLTHTPDFSYMPNLEKLVLKDCPMLSEVSPSIGDLSEILLIDFEDCVSLRSLPRSIYKLTSLKTLILSGCLKIDKLDDGLEDMESLTTLIANNTAITRVPFSVVRSKSIGYISLCGYEGFASDVFPSIIWSWMSPTNKLTSPFHAFSAMSSLVSLNVPSSSSHELSSFSNELPRLQILSVECSSELQLSQNAAIILDALHATNYKELEPTATTSQQVSNMTSRLIQCCNQVQVPGSKQSFQSILIQMGMNCQVTDILKEKILQNIDVNRCGGCLLPDNSFPDWITFSCEGSSVAFEVPQVEGRNLKTMMCVIYSSTPDNITSDGLKNVLVKNFTKATIEIYKREALVSSEDEEGQRIVSSIEPGNKVEVFVVFENNFIVKNTAVYLVYEESIGKKENKKTNQTGENQFLWYLKIVVLAIVFHFLQKLLDFHHSKVLRVHRFIIFVSQALRRKTKCCTISSHHPSMSSSYTDKKKYDVFLSFRGEDTRASFTSHLHASLQKAGIHDFRDDDSLKRGENIYTILQAIEDSRIAIIIFSKKYADSRWCLQELEKIMECSKTKGQIVLPVFYDVDPSEVRRQTGEFGKGFQSLLSRVKEDHEFLESSMGVFPYEDIKWTESLREVASIAGFLVLNSRNQYEAIEDIVENVTGLLDKTNLFVANNPVGVESRVNNIIQLLDRDVQQSHDVLLLGMWGMGGVGKTTIAKAIYNKIGHKFEGRSFLANIREVWEENAGQAKLQEQLLSDICKEMKTKVPSIEYGIMTLKDRLCHKKVLIILDDANTLKQLNALCGSHKWFGSGSRIVITTRDIKILRGIGVNQVYEMQHMDQSEAIELFSWHAFKQASPTKDFAEISINVVEYSRGLPLALEVLGSYLFDREVTEWKSVIEKLKRIQNDQVQKKLKISYDLLSDDTVKEIFLDIACFFIGMDRNDVTLILNGCGLFAGIGLSILVERCLVIVDHKNILRMHDLVRDMGREIIREKSPEELEERCRLWCHEDALHILSEQTGTKAIKGLALKLPRTNAKCFSSKAFKKMEKLRLLQLAGVKLDGDFKYLSKNIRWLSWNGFSLTYIPENFYRENLVSIELENSNIKLVWEEDQMMTKLKILNLSHSHFLEHTPDFSYLPNLEKLVLKDCPMLSEVSPSIGHLREIILIDLEDCVNLRSLPRSIYKLKSLKTLILSGCLMIEKLEEGFEDMKSLVYLDVPSSSSHELSSFPNHLPRLQSLSVECSSELQLSQNAAIILDTLHATNYKVLEPAATTSQVSNMTSTLIQCCGQVHVSGSKQSFQSLLIQMGMNCQVTNILKGKIVQIMNINGSDGYLLPGHSYPDWLNFSSEGSSVTFQVPQVEGRNLNTMMCVVYTSTPDNITSDGLKNVLVKNFTKATIQHYNREASVSLEDEEGQRVVSSIEPGNKVEVVVVFENDFIVKTTAVYLVYEEPIGKKKNKKDKSQTAENQFLWYYLKIFVVAIVLHFLQKLIDFIHSKVV, encoded by the exons ATGTCTTCCTACAGTGATAAAAAGATATATGACGTCTTCCTAAGTTTCAGAGGGGAAGACACTCGTTCTTCTTTAACTTCACATCTCTATGATGCTCTTCGACGCGCAGGAATAACCGTTTTTAGGGACGATGATTCACTTCAAAGAGGAGAAAGCATTTACACAATATTGCGATCAATTGAAGAGTCTCGAATTGCTATTA tcattttgtcaaaaaattacGCATATTCCCGATGGTGTCTTGAAGAGTTGGATAAAATAATGGAGTGTAACAGAACCAATGGCCAAATTGTTTTGCCGGTGTTCTTCGACGTAGATCCATCGGAAGTACGTCATCAAACCGGTGAATTTGGAAAAGCATTTCAAAATCTTTTCAGTAAGATTAATGAGAACAGTGAGTTCCTCCTACAATTTAACTCTGAGGTACTATTTTCGTATCCTCGTGAGGACATAAAGCAGAGTGAGGAGAAACTAGTAAAGTGGAGAGAAGCGCTTCGTCAGGCGGCTTCGCTTGCTGGATTTGTAATCCTAAATTCCAG GAATGAAAGTGAGGCTATCAAGGATATTGTtgaaaatgttgaaaaattgCTTGACAAGACAATATTGTTTATTGCTACTAATCCAGTGGGAGTAGAATCTCGAGTGAACGATATCATTCAACTGCTAGATCGAGATATCCAAAAATCACATGATGTCCTCTTACTAGGGATGTGGGGTATGGGAGGAGTTGGGAAAACAACCATTGCGAAAGCTATTTACAATAAATTTGGGTGCAAATTTGAAGGTAGAAGCTTCCTTGCAAATATTAGGGAAGTTTGGGAGGAAAATGCTGGACAAGCGAAGTTACAAGAACAACTTCTCTCTGATATCTGTAAAGAAATGACAACTAAAGTGCCAAGCGTTGAATACGGTAAAATGACATTAAAGGATAGACTCTGCCATAAAAGAGTACTAATTATACTTGATGATGTCAATACATTGGAGCAACTCAATGCATTGTGTGGAAGTCATAAATGGTTTGGTTCAGGTAGTAGAATAATCATTACAACTAGAGATATGAATTTGCTTAGAGGAAGTCGAGTTGACCAATTATACCCAATGAAAGGAATGGATGAAAGTGAATCAATTGAGCTATTTAGCTGGCATGCATTCAAGCAAGCAAGTCCTACAAAAGATTTTGCTGAAATTTCTAGAAATGTAGTTGAGTATTCTGGAGGATTGCCACTAGCTTTGGAAGTCCTTGGGTCATATTTGTTTGATAGGGAGGTAACAGAATGGAAAAGCGTAATCGACAAACTCAAAAGAATTCCAAATGATCAAGTACATAAGAAGTTAAAAATTAGCTATGATTCCTTAAGTGATGATACCGTGAAAGAAATATTCCTTGACATAGCTTGTTTCTTTATCGGGATGGACCGAAATGATGTTATGCTTATACTAAATGGCTGTGGCCTTTTTGCAGAAATTGGATTAAGTATCCTTGTTGAGCGATGCCTTGTAATTGTTGATTATAACAACATACTTAGAATGCATCATTTATTGCGAGACATGGGAAGAGAAATTGTTCGTGAGAAATCACCCGAGGAGCTTGAGGAACGTTGCAGGTTGTGGTTTCCTGAGGATGTGCTTCATATATTATCAGAACAAACT GGAACAAAAGCTATTAAGGGGCTGACTCTGAAGTTGCCAAGAGCTAATGCAAAATGTTTTAGTTCTGAAGCATTCAAGAAGATGACAAAACTTAGATTGCTTCAACTTGATGGAGATTTTAAATATCTTTCGAGAAATCTAAGATGGCTGTCTTGGAATGGATTTCCTTTAAGATATATACCTGCAAACTTTTATAGAGAAAAATTAGTTTCCATTGAGTTAGTGAATAGCAATGTCAAACTTGTGTGGAAAAAGGCCCAG ATGATGGAAAATCTGAAAATTCTAAATCTTAGTCATTCTCATTGTTTGACGCACACCCCAGACTTTTCATATATGCCTAATCTTGAAAAGCTAGTACTCAAAGATTGTCCAATGCTGTCTGAGGTTTCTCCTAGTATTGGAGATCTCAGTGAAATTCTTCTAATAGATTTTGAAGATTGTGTAAGCCTTCGTAGCCTTCCAAGAAGCATCTATAAGTTGACATCATTGAAAACTCTTATTCTTTCTGGGTGTTTAAAGATTGACAAGTTGGATGATGGCTTGGAAGATATGGAATCTTTAACCACTCTGATTGCAAATAACACTGCAATAACAAGAGTGCCCTTTTCAGTAGTAAGGTCAAAAAGCATTGGATATATTTCTTTGTGCGGCTATGAAGGGTTTGCAAGTGATGTGTTTCCATCTATCATTTGGTCTTGGATGTCACCAACAAATAAGCTCACATCCCCATTTCATGCATTTTCTGCCATGTCATCTCTTGTTTCTTTAAATGTACCAAGTAGTAGCTCCCATGAACTATCATCTTTTTCTAATGAGCTTCCACGGCTTCAAATTCTTTCGGTGGAGTGCAGCTCAGAACTTCAACTTTCTCAGAATGCAGCAATAATTTTGGATGCCTTACATGCCACAAATTATAAGGAGTTGGAACCAACTGCAACTACATCACAACAAGTATCTAATATGACTTCTAGATTAATTCAATGCTGCAATCAAGTGCAAGTTCCAGGATCAAAACAGTCCTTCCAGTCTATTTTAATTCAAATGGGAATGAATTGTCAAGTCACTGATATTCTGAAAGAGAAAATTTTACAG AATATAGATGTCAACAGGTGTGGTGGTTGTTTGCTCCCTGATAATAGTTTTCCAGATTGGATAACTTTCAGTTGTGAAGGTTCTTCTGTAGCTTTTGAAGTTCCTCAAGTGGAAGGGCGTAACTTGAAGACAATGATGTGTGTCATCTATTCTTCTACCCCTGATAACATTACATCGGATGGCCTTAAAAATGTGTTGGTAAAAAATTTCACAAAGGCTACCATTGAGATCTATAAAAGGGAGGCATTAGTCTCCTCTGAAGATGAGGAGGGACAGAGGATAGTATCAAGTATAGAACCTGGTAACAAAGTGGaggtttttgttgtttttgagaACAATTTCATTGTGAAGAATACAGCAGTTTATCTCGTGTACGAGGAATCAATTGGCAAAAAAGAGAACAAGAAGACAAATCAGACAGGCGAAAATCAATTCTTATGGTATTTGAAAATCGTTGTATTAGCAATTGTATTCCATTTTTTGCAGAAGCTTCTTGATTTTCATCATAGTAAAGTTCTG CGAGTCCATAGATTTATCATTTTCGTTTCGCAAGCTCTACGCCGGAAGACTAAG TGTTGTACTATTTCATCTCATCATCCATCCATGTCTTCTTCCTACACAGACAAAAAGAAATATGACGTCTTCCTAAGTTTCAGAGGGGAGGACACTCGTGCTTCCTTCACTTCACATCTCCACGCTTCTCTTCAAAAAGCAGGGATTCATGATTTTAGGGATGATGATTCACTTAAAAGAGGAGAAAACATTTACACAATATTGCAAGCAATTGAAGACTCTCGAATTGCtattatcattttttcaaaaaaatacgCAGATTCACGATGGTGTCTTCAAGAGTTGGAGAAAATAATGGAATGTAGCAAAACCAAAGGCCAAATTGTATTGCCGGTTTTCTACGATGTAGATCCATCGGAAGTACGTCGTCAAACCGGTGAATTTGGAAAAGGATTTCAAAGTCTTTTGAGTAGGGTTAAGGAGGACCATGAGTTCCTTGAATCAAGCATGGGGGTTTTTCCTTATGAGGATATAAAGTGGACTGAATCGCTTCGTGAGGTGGCTTCCATTGCTGGGTTCCTAGTCCTAAATTCCAG GAATCAATATGAGGCTATCGAAGATATTGTTGAAAACGTAACAGGATTGCTTGACAAGACAAACTTGTTTGTTGCTAATAATCCAGTGGGAGTTGAATCTCGAGTGAACAATATAATTCAACTGCTAGACCGAGATGTACAACAATCACATGATGTCCTCCTACTAGGGATGTGGGGTATG GGAGGAGTTGGGAAAACAACCATTGCAAAAGCTATATACAATAAAATTGGCCACAAATTTGAAGGTAGAAGCTTCCTTGCAAATATTAGGGAAGTTTGGGAGGAAAATGCCGGACAAGCAAAGTTACAAGAACAACTTCTCTCTGATATTTGTAAAGAAATGAAAACCAAAGTACCAAGCATTGAATACGGTATAATGACATTAAAGGATAGACTTTGCCATAAAAAAGTACTAATTATACTTGATGATGCTAATACATTGAAGCAACTCAATGCATTGTGTGGAAGTCATAAATGGTTTGGTTCGGGGAGTAGAATAGTCATCACAACAAGAGATATAAAAATACTTCGTGGGATTGGGGTTAATCAAGTATACGAAATGCAACACATGGATCAAAGTGAAGCAATTGAGCTATTTAGCTGGCATGCATTCAAGCAAGCGAGTCCTACAAAAGATTTTGCTGAAATTTCTATTAATGTAGTTGAGTATTCTAGGGGATTGCCACTAGCTTTGGAAGTCCTTGGGTCATACTTGTTTGATAGGGAGGTAACAGAATGGAAAAGTGTAATTGAAAAACTCAAAAGAATTCAAAATGATCAAGTACAAAAGAAGTTAAAAATCAGCTATGATTTGTTAAGTGATGATACCGTGAAAGAAATATTCCTTGACATAGCTTGTTTCTTTATCGGGATGGACCGAAATGATGTTACACTTATACTAAATGGCTGTGGCCTTTTTGCAGGCATCGGATTAAGTATCCTTGTTGAGCGATGCCTTGTAATTGTTGACCATAAGAACATACTTAGAATGCATGATTTGGTGCGAGACATGGGAAGAGAAATTATTCGTGAGAAATCTCCCGAGGAGCTTGAGGAGCGTTGCAGGCTGTGGTGTCATGAGGATGCGCTTCATATATTATCAGAACAAACT gGAACAAAAGCTATTAAGGGGCTGGCATTGAAGTTGCCAAGAACTAATGCAAAATGTTTTAGTTCTAAAGCATTCAAGAAGATGGAGAAACTCAGATTGCTTCAACTTGCTGGAGTAAAACTTGATGGAGATTTTAAATATCTTTCGAAAAATATAAGATGGCTGtcttggaatggattttctttaACATATATTCCTGAAAACTTTTATAGAGAAAATTTAGTTTCCATCGAGTTAGAGAATAGCAATATCAAACTTGTGTGGGAAGAGGACCAG ATGATGACAAAGCTGAAAATTCTAAATCTTAGCCATTCTCATTTTCTGGAGCACACTCCAGACTTTTCATATTTGCCTAATCTTGAAAAGCTAGTACTCAAAGATTGTCCAATGTTGTCTGAGGTTTCTCCTAGCATTGGACATCTCAGGGAAATTATTCTAATAGATTTGGAAGATTGTGTAAACCTTCGTAGTCTTCCAAGAAGCATCTATAAGTTGAAATCTTTGAAAACTCTCATTCTTTCTGGATGTTTAATGATTGAAAAGTTGGAAGAGGGCTTCGAAGATATGAAATCTCTTGTTTATTTAGATGTACCAAGTAGTAGTTCCCATGAACTATCATCTTTTCCTAACCACCTTCCAAGGCTTCAAAGTCTTTCGGTGGAATGCAGCTCAGAACTTCAACTTTCTCAGAATGCTGCAATAATTTTGGATACCTTACATGCCACAAATTATAAGGTGTTGGAACCAGCTGCAACTACATCACAAGTGTCAAATATGACTTCTACATTAATTCAATGTTGCGGTCAAGTGCACGTTTCAGGATCAAAACAATCCTTCCAGTCTCTTTTAATTCAAATGGGAATGAATTGCCAAGTCACTAATATTCTGAAAGGGAAAATAGTACAG ATTATGAATATCAATGGGAGTGACGGTTATTTGCTCCCCGGTCATAGTTATCCAGATTGGTTAAACTTTAGTTCTGAAGGCTCTTCTGTAACTTTTCAAGTTCCTCAAGTTGAAGGGCGTAACTTGAATACAATGATGTGCGTCGTCTATACTTCTACCCCTGACAATATTACATCGGATGGCCTTAAAAATGTGCTGGTAAAAAATTTCACAAAGGCTACCATTCAGCACTACAATAGAGAGGCATCAGTCTCCTTGGAAGATGAGGAGGGGCAGAGGGTAGTATCAAGCATAGAACCTGGCAACAAAGTggaggttgttgttgtttttgagaACGATTTCATTGTGAAAACTACAGCAGTTTATCTCGTATATGAGGAACCAATTGGcaaaaaaaagaacaagaagGATAAAAGCCAGACGGCCGAAAATCAATTCTTATGGTACTATTTGAAAATCTTTGTAGTAGCAATTGTATTACATTTTTTGCAGAAGCTTATCGATTTTATTCATAGTAAAGTTGTGTGA